The Maylandia zebra isolate NMK-2024a linkage group LG7, Mzebra_GT3a, whole genome shotgun sequence genome contains a region encoding:
- the wee1 gene encoding wee1-like protein kinase, whose translation MSSYSRHRHGSPSPKSLPIRQKLQFTCSDGEDDIIEDINNSTGGESGFTEMDSPMPVRRIIADKCLDGSSSPLNQSGGDEDVELWDEEESFGSPTHLQSPSSVIFANCSPSPRKNSRLFRGSPCRPGSPDDGGSSSPIPDCPDTPPHKTFKKLRLFDTPHTPKSLLSRARSSGPGSSSRRVSLFKKVDVSGKSLIDSGKRQQTPLVNFNPFTPDSLLIQSATQQRINRKRAHWNDSCGEDMEASDGEGEEEVVPPSKRITMMESNMTSRYASEFLELEKIGCGEFGAVFKCVKRLDGCMYAIKRSKKPLAGSVDEQNALREVYAHAVLGQHPHVVRYYSAWAEDDHMLIQNEYCNGGTLSDVIAENYRRLCYLSVLELKNLLVQVTQGLKYIHSTSLVHMDIKPSNIFISRKSIVSCDECDEDEGLTPTAIYKIGDLGHVTRVNNPQVEEGDSRYLANEVLQEDYSNLTKADIFALALTVVSASGAEPLPTNGEKWHEIRRGKLPAIPQVLSPEFLSLLKLMIHPDPTRRPSTSDLIKHPVLLTTARMSADQLRVELNAEKFKNALLQKELKKAQQARAAAEEKVLSTDRILTRSTVQNSRTTRLIGKKMSRSVSLTIY comes from the exons ATGTCGAGCTACAGCCGCCATCGGCACGGATCTCCTTCTCCCAAAAGTCTGCCAATCCGTCAGAAATTACAGTTCACATGCAGCGACGGAGAGGACGACATCATCGAGGACATCAATAACAGCACAGGGGGAGAGTCTGGCTTCACGGAGATGGATTCCCCGATGCCAGTGCGACGGATCATCGCCGATAAATGCCTGGACGGGAGCAGCAGCCCCCTGAATCAGTCCGGTGGGGACGAAGACGTGGAGCTATGGGACGAGGAGGAGAGTTTTGGATCCCCAACTCACCTGCAGTCACCCAGCAGTGTTATATTTGCCAACTGTTCGCCATCCCCTCGGAAAAACTCTCGGCTGTTTAGAGGGTCTCCCTGTCGTCCCGGATCTCCGGACGACGGGGGATCCAGCTCCCCGATCCCGGACTGTCCAGACACACCCCCGCACAAAACCTTCAAGAAACTGCGGCTTTTTGACACACCGCACACACCAAAg AGTTTATTGTCCAGAGCTAGAAGCTCAGGCCCGGGGTCCTCCAGCAGGAGAGTTTCCTTATTCAAGAAAGTGGACGTTTCAGGAAAGTCACTTATTGACAGTGGCAAGAGACAGCAGACCCCCCTGGTCAACTTTAACCCCTTCACCCCTGACTCCCTCCTCATTCAGTCTGCCACACAGCAGAGAATCAACAGAAAGCGAGCACACTGGAATGA CTCCTGTGGAGAAGACATGGAGGCGAGTGACGGTGAAGGAGAGGAGGAAGTGGTGCCACCATCTAAG AGGATCACAATGATGGAAAGCAACATGACGTCCCGGTATGCTTCAGAGTTCCTCGAGTTGGAGAAAATCGGCTGCGGGGAGTTCGGTGCTGTGTTCAAGTGCGTGAAAAGGCTTGACGGCTGCATGTATGCCATCAAGAGGTCAAAGAAACCTCTGGCGGGATCAGTAGACGA GCAAAATGCCTTACGGGAGGTGTATGCTCATGCCGTGCTGGGCCAACATCCCCATGTGGTACGCTACTACTCAGCCTGGGCTGAAGATGACCACATGCTCATCCAGAATGAGTACTGCAACGGCGGCACGCTGTCTGACGTCATCGCAGAGAACTACAGACGGCTCTGCTACCTGTCGGTGCTTGAGCTGAAAAATCTGCTTGTGCAGGTCACACAGGGACTAAAGTACATCCACTCAACCTCTCTGGTGCACATGGATATCAAACCAA GCAACATCTTTATTTCACGGAAATCCATAGTGAGCTGTGATGAATGTGACGAGGATGAAGGACTGACTCCTACTGCCATCTACAAAATCG GTGATCTTGGTCATGTGACAAGAGTGAACAATCCACAGGTTGAAGAGGGCGACAGCAGATACCTGGCTAATGAAGTTTTACAAGAG gaTTACAGTAACCTGACAAAAGCAGACATCTTTGCTTTGGCCCTGACTGTTGTCAGCGCGTCAGGGGCCGAACCTCTACCCACCAATGGAGAGAAATGGCACGAGATCAGACGGGGAAAACTCCCTGCCATTCCTCAAGTGCTTTCTCCAGAGTTTCTCAGTCTTCTTAAG ctTATGATCCACCCTGATCCAACAAGGCGCCCATCAACCTCTGACCTCATCAAACACCCGGTACTTCTTACCACTGCCAGAATGAGTGCTGATCAGCTCCGAGTAGAGCTCAACGCAGAGAAGTTTAAGAACGCCCTTCTTCAAAA AGAGCTGAAGAAAGCCCAGCAGGCTAGAGCGGCAGCCGAGGAGAAAGTTTTATCCACGGACAGGATCTTAACCCGCTCCACAGTCCAGAACTCCAGAACCACCAGGCTTATTGGGAAAAAAATGAGCCGATCGGTCAGCCTCACAATATACTGA